Proteins encoded together in one Streptomyces sp. NA04227 window:
- a CDS encoding helix-turn-helix transcriptional regulator: MSTDYQQARAALGARLRELRFLCPGGRLTGRQLAERLGWPGSKVSKLENGKQTATPEDLRAWAQATEQPGAYPELAARLAGFESHIRSWRRALANGFKPLHEGLSAEIDRTSEIWVWEESVIAGLVQTPDYARHVIRRYAELLGGADDIEDAVRSRVQRQEWLYRSGRTLHVLMWEAALRSLICPPSLLAAQLDRLAGMVGMDTVELGVIPFTASVKIVPANGFWVLDDRLVVAEDWHAELWLDDADNVALYKKVWQTLSESAVYGADAQNVINAARRSLNLR, translated from the coding sequence GTGAGCACCGACTACCAGCAGGCACGGGCGGCGTTGGGGGCGCGGCTGCGCGAACTCCGTTTCCTGTGCCCTGGTGGTCGGCTGACCGGTCGACAGCTCGCCGAGCGGCTGGGCTGGCCGGGCTCCAAGGTCAGCAAGCTGGAGAACGGCAAACAGACGGCCACCCCCGAGGACCTGAGGGCGTGGGCCCAGGCGACCGAGCAACCTGGGGCGTACCCCGAACTCGCCGCCCGGCTGGCGGGGTTCGAGTCGCACATCAGGTCATGGCGCAGGGCTCTGGCGAACGGCTTCAAGCCTCTTCACGAGGGGCTGAGCGCCGAGATCGACCGCACCTCGGAGATATGGGTCTGGGAAGAGTCGGTGATCGCCGGGCTGGTGCAGACCCCGGACTACGCGCGCCACGTCATCCGACGCTACGCGGAACTGCTCGGCGGAGCCGACGACATCGAGGACGCGGTGCGCTCGCGGGTGCAGCGGCAGGAGTGGCTGTACCGCTCCGGCCGCACCCTGCACGTGCTCATGTGGGAGGCCGCGTTGCGCTCGCTGATCTGCCCACCCTCGCTGCTGGCCGCCCAACTCGACCGCCTTGCCGGGATGGTCGGAATGGACACGGTCGAGCTGGGCGTCATCCCGTTCACGGCGTCCGTCAAGATCGTGCCCGCCAACGGTTTCTGGGTCCTCGATGACCGCTTGGTCGTCGCCGAGGACTGGCACGCCGAACTGTGGCTGGACGACGCCGACAACGTCGCCCTGTACAAGAAGGTCTGGCAGACCCTCAGCGAATCGGCTGTGTACGGGGCCGACGCCCAGAACGTCATCAACGCGGCCCGCCGCTCGCTGAACCTCCGTTAG
- a CDS encoding SpoIIE family protein phosphatase, giving the protein MRSVAGQVFLVELLIVLLLVVAAVTAVTLEAHSRTEEAARKITRAAAQSFAYSPGMVEALESEDPTARLQPLTRRISKENDLDSLVVFNLDYVQLTSPYPSFIGRPYELPDEVRDRVVPELRQGRTVTFTLEERSGYHSITTAVPIFAPDRSPKGVVAANIGVGRVDEVAYSNLPVLLGSAAGAVALAAAGTALVSRRLLRQTRGLGPTDMTRMYEHHDAVLHAVREGVLIIGGDGRLVLANDEARRLLGLPADAEHRPVAELGLDADTEALFTTEETVTDRVHRESGRLLVVNKRPTAPYGGFPGGVVTLRDSTELFELTGRVEVAGRRQQLLYEAGVGIGRTLDVGRTCEELAAVAVPRFADVVAVDLLDEVLRGEEPEGSGSRRSLIRTALRGAVASEGFRAPGEGFTPEPGAPQARSLDSGRALLVTEEGEWGEAGARAEAGERAEAGEATSGTSVAPAPETSASEPSSGSGSASVSTAHGPATGSLITVPMAVRGVVLGQVTFWRRAGSVPFAEDELTLAEELAGRAAVSVDNARRYSREHGMAMALQRSLLPSSLPRQSAVDVAFRYLPARAGVGGDWFDVITLPGFRTALVVGDVVGHGIHAAVAMGQLRTAVHNFSALDLPPDEVLGRLDELVARLDSDTSGTQITGSTCLYAIYEPVTGICTMARAGHLGPALVAPDGTASYPEVAVSPPLGVGGHPFETTRLTLWAGSQLVLFTDGLVESRTHDLDEGMERLRSALSGTAPRDPEDLCRAVMEQMLAPSRAGEPPAPLTDDVALLVARTGLLDPVRVANWEVAMDFAAVASVRADCVRQLRQWGLDEIVFTTELVISELLTNAIRYGAPPVRVRLLYERSLVCEVSDGSSTSPHLRWASTTDEGGRGLFLVAQLAHRWGTRYTPEGKVIWSEQLATGEGGEGSEEADGEATPATPSPSNVPPPNGGSASGGPR; this is encoded by the coding sequence GTGCGCAGCGTCGCCGGGCAGGTCTTCCTCGTCGAGTTGCTGATCGTGCTGCTGCTCGTGGTGGCCGCCGTGACGGCGGTGACGCTGGAGGCGCACTCCCGTACCGAGGAGGCGGCGCGCAAGATCACCAGGGCGGCGGCGCAGTCCTTCGCGTACTCGCCGGGCATGGTCGAGGCCCTGGAGAGCGAGGACCCGACGGCGCGGCTCCAGCCGCTCACGCGGCGCATCAGCAAGGAGAACGACCTGGATTCGCTGGTCGTCTTCAACCTGGACTACGTCCAGCTCACCTCCCCGTACCCCTCGTTCATCGGCCGCCCCTACGAGCTGCCGGACGAGGTCAGGGACCGGGTGGTACCGGAGCTGCGACAGGGCAGGACGGTCACCTTCACCCTGGAGGAACGGAGCGGGTACCACTCCATCACCACGGCCGTGCCCATCTTCGCCCCCGACCGGTCGCCGAAGGGCGTGGTCGCCGCCAACATCGGCGTCGGGCGGGTCGACGAGGTGGCGTACTCCAACCTGCCCGTGCTGCTCGGCAGCGCGGCCGGTGCGGTGGCCCTGGCGGCGGCCGGTACCGCGCTGGTCTCGCGCAGGCTGCTGCGCCAGACCCGGGGGCTCGGCCCCACCGACATGACACGGATGTACGAACACCACGACGCCGTCCTGCACGCGGTACGCGAAGGGGTCCTGATCATCGGCGGCGACGGGCGGCTCGTCCTCGCCAACGACGAGGCGCGGCGGCTGCTCGGCCTGCCCGCCGACGCCGAGCACCGTCCCGTCGCCGAGCTCGGCCTCGACGCGGACACCGAGGCGCTGTTCACCACCGAGGAGACGGTCACCGACCGCGTGCACCGGGAGAGCGGCCGCCTGCTCGTCGTCAACAAGCGCCCCACCGCCCCCTACGGTGGTTTCCCCGGCGGCGTCGTGACCCTGCGGGACTCCACCGAACTGTTCGAACTCACCGGCCGCGTCGAGGTCGCGGGCCGGCGCCAGCAGCTCTTGTACGAGGCAGGGGTCGGCATCGGCCGCACCCTGGACGTGGGCCGTACCTGCGAGGAGCTGGCGGCGGTGGCGGTGCCCCGGTTCGCCGATGTCGTCGCCGTCGACCTGCTCGACGAGGTCCTGCGCGGCGAGGAGCCGGAGGGCTCCGGCTCCCGGCGCAGCCTGATCCGCACGGCCCTGCGCGGCGCGGTCGCCTCCGAGGGTTTCCGCGCGCCCGGCGAGGGGTTCACACCGGAGCCGGGGGCGCCTCAGGCCCGGAGTCTGGACAGCGGGCGGGCGTTGCTGGTGACGGAGGAGGGGGAGTGGGGGGAGGCGGGCGCGCGGGCGGAGGCGGGTGAGCGGGCGGAGGCGGGCGAGGCCACTTCCGGAACGTCCGTCGCTCCCGCACCCGAGACTTCCGCCTCCGAGCCGTCCTCAGGATCCGGCTCCGCGTCGGTCTCCACCGCCCATGGGCCCGCGACCGGCTCCCTCATCACCGTGCCCATGGCGGTACGCGGGGTCGTTCTCGGGCAGGTGACCTTCTGGCGCCGGGCGGGGTCGGTGCCGTTCGCGGAGGACGAGCTGACGCTGGCCGAGGAACTGGCGGGACGGGCCGCCGTGTCCGTGGACAACGCCCGCCGCTACAGCCGCGAGCACGGCATGGCGATGGCCCTCCAGCGGAGCCTGCTGCCGAGCAGCCTGCCGAGACAGAGCGCGGTCGACGTCGCGTTCCGCTATCTGCCCGCGAGGGCGGGCGTGGGCGGCGACTGGTTCGACGTGATCACACTGCCCGGCTTCCGTACCGCCCTTGTCGTCGGGGACGTGGTCGGCCACGGCATCCACGCCGCCGTGGCGATGGGGCAGCTGCGCACCGCCGTGCACAACTTCTCCGCCCTGGACCTGCCGCCCGACGAAGTCCTCGGCCGCCTCGACGAGTTGGTCGCCCGCCTGGACAGCGATACGAGCGGCACCCAGATCACCGGCTCGACCTGCCTGTACGCGATCTACGAACCGGTGACCGGCATCTGCACGATGGCCAGGGCCGGACACCTGGGACCCGCCCTGGTCGCCCCCGACGGCACCGCCAGCTACCCCGAGGTGGCGGTCTCGCCGCCGCTCGGCGTGGGCGGGCACCCCTTCGAGACGACGCGGCTGACGCTCTGGGCGGGCTCCCAACTGGTGCTGTTCACCGACGGGTTGGTCGAGAGCCGCACCCACGACCTCGACGAGGGCATGGAACGGCTGCGCTCCGCACTGTCCGGCACCGCCCCGCGCGACCCGGAGGACCTGTGCCGCGCGGTCATGGAGCAGATGCTGGCCCCTTCCCGCGCCGGTGAGCCCCCCGCGCCACTCACCGACGACGTGGCCCTCCTGGTCGCCCGTACCGGACTGCTCGACCCGGTACGCGTGGCCAACTGGGAGGTGGCCATGGACTTCGCCGCCGTGGCGTCCGTACGGGCGGACTGCGTACGGCAGTTGAGGCAGTGGGGCCTGGACGAGATCGTCTTCACCACCGAACTCGTCATCAGCGAACTCCTCACCAACGCCATCCGCTACGGCGCCCCGCCCGTCCGCGTCCGCCTGCTCTACGAACGCAGCCTGGTCTGCGAGGTCTCCGACGGCAGCAGCACCTCCCCGCACCTGCGCTGGGCGAGCACCACCGACGAGGGCGGCCGCGGGCTGTTCCTGGTGGCACAGCTCGCCCATCGGTGGGGGACGCGGTACACGCCGGAGGGGAAGGTGATCTGGTCGGAGCAGTTGGCTACGGGGGAGGGGGGTGAGGGGAGCGAGGAGGCAGACGGGGAGGCAACGCCTGCAACGCCTTCACCCTCCAACGTCCCACCGCCTAACGGAGGTTCAGCGAGCGGCGGGCCGCGTTGA